A region of Papaver somniferum cultivar HN1 unplaced genomic scaffold, ASM357369v1 unplaced-scaffold_160, whole genome shotgun sequence DNA encodes the following proteins:
- the LOC113337564 gene encoding fructose-bisphosphate aldolase 6, cytosolic-like, with translation MSCYKGKYADELIANAAYIGTPGKGILAADESTGTIGKRLSSINVENVESNRRALRELLFCTPGCLQYLSGVILFEETLYQKTAAGKMFVDVMKEGGVLPGIKVDKGTVELAGTNGETTTQGLDGLAQRCATYYAAGARFAKWRAVLKIGPNEPSQLAINENANGLARYAIICQENGLVPIVEPEILVDGTHDIDRCADVTERVLAACYKALNDHKVLLEGTLLKPNMVTPGSEAKKVAPEVIAEYTVRALQRTMPPAVPAVVFLSGGQSEEEATRNLNAMNQLKAKKPWSLSFSFGRALQQSTLKAWSGKDENIEKAQAAFLARCKANSEATLGTYKGDAPVGEGAAESLHVKGYTY, from the exons ATGTCTTGCTACAAGGGAAAGTACGCTG ATGAATTGATTGCCAATGCTGCCTACATTGGTACCCCTGGAAAGGGTATCCTTGCTGCTGATGAATCTACCGGTACCATTGGAAAGCGTCTATCAAGCATCAATGTTGAGAACGTTGAGTCCAACAGACGTGCTCTTCGTGAGCTTCTTTTCTGCACCCCTGGATGTCTTCAATACCTAAGTGGTGTTATCCTTTTCGAAGAGACTCTATACCAAAAGACTGCTGCTGGTAAGATGTTCGTTGATGTCATGAAGGAAGGTGGTGTCCTTCCAGGTATCAAGGTTGACAAGGGTACCGTTGAACTTGCCGGAACCAACGGTGAGACCACCACTCAGGGTCTTGATGGCCTTGCCCAGAGATGTGCTACATACTACGCAGCTGGTGCTAGATTTGCTAAGTGGCGTGCAGTTCTAAAGATTGGCCCCAACGAGCCATCACAATTGGCCATCAACGAGAATGCTAACGGTTTGGCCAGATATGCCATCATCTGCCAAGAGAATGGTTTGGTGCCAATTGTTGAGCCTGAAATCTTGGTTGATGGAACACACGACATTGACCGATGTGCTGATGTTACCGAGAGAGTTCTTGCAGCTTGCTACAAGGCTTTGAACGACCACAAGGTTCTTCTTGAGGGAACTCTATTGAAGCCCAACATGGTTACCCCAGGTTCTGAAGCCAAGAAGGTTGCTCCAGAAGTGATTGCTGAGTACACCGTCCGTGCTCTTCAGAGGACCATGCCCCCAGCTGTTCCAGCTGTTGTTTTCTTGTCAGGTGGACAAAGTGAGGAGGAAGCAACCAGAAACCTTAACGCAATGAACCAGCTCAAGGCCAAGAAGCCATGGTCACTATCTTTCTCCTTCGGTCGTGCTCTTCAACAAAGTACCCTCAAGGCGTGGTCAGGAAAGGACGAGAACATTGAGAAGGCACAAGCAGCTTTCCTCGCAAGGTGCAAGGCTAACTCTGAAGCTACTTTGGGTACCTACAAGGGTGATGCTCCAGTTGGAGAAGGTGCTGCAGAGAGCCTTCACGTTAAGGGCTACacctactaa